A window of Macrobrachium rosenbergii isolate ZJJX-2024 chromosome 15, ASM4041242v1, whole genome shotgun sequence contains these coding sequences:
- the IntS4 gene encoding integrator complex subunit 4, protein MAALLKKRALAEYCQTIVEEAPKPTKRLQLVRRTRTVDHSDFSSASLESTDPQQLLPTLVNLHHSLPISGELQGEVIQALILLLQNDSLPPIITIKVLAILAAIITTHAQAQLVFEEVLSVSRRSKSNKVIAQVVHTVCALSQCPPVDAKYQDQVIQLAISQCNTTNYIIKVRSLEAIGSLCPIEVGRVQTSIMKTLIDHTTHQDNRVRTAAFNALLLVQEKGVKLSEEVYEKLCNALTDDYQCVREAALTLIKVVAESDSERLVPIPDSDHHVRLVDHAFSQICNVVNDISVRVRTQAASLLGSMTNVSEYFLQQTLDKKLISNLRRKRSAHERARAMVASGEWSSGKRWADDAPKEEVEADSVSVINTGACGAFVHGLEDEFLEVRNATLDSICALALNNAQFANQSLDFLVDMFNDEIEEVRLKAIQVLQQVAPHITLRADQLGEILHALKDASLDIRESLHTFLATTLLSTMDCVKLCVTGLLENLRRYPQDKRSIHKCLRLMGSNHPILVQSLVPQLLAIHPYFDGVEPSVQDSEYICKLILVLNAAKHCPTILPLLEQHTLRHYAYLRDTMPQLVPVLKLDEEWQPTVETVTTNTSRFLKESLEKVACLDGASTQMRLSVYQTVYSDLIKLADIDPALSPAAHFAALYTQCMLLFNKIMSTRNWLTPSSLSLQQSGALKSNVDQLLRNTFRLRHAFTNLSPTEEASIRNLRVRTLALQLVYVVHGSTGSALGLCDNFLEHTEALHRFLTDEKLKADSFLEAVFEELSQLEEPRPGAVARILQPLLLSNPVPALAPISNPAQVRMCSAEISEPQGDSESIHKLSAGLVVGVPLDAEVSHIPDPSTLRIRVAYPDHSTHLIVPPKSHLRPVGPGTFRLLTTVLVSAQMSWSEACQVGISLVLDLSDQEVLAARRHSVVKSDDSATTIQLVKPVKVFVWPKSIRKGI, encoded by the exons gaggAAGCACCGAAGCCCACCAAAAGGCTTCAGCTAGTGCGTCGCACTCGGACTGTAGATCACAGTGATTTTAGCAGTGCTTCTTTAGAATCTACAGATCCTCAGCAGTTGCTTCCAACACTAGTTAATTTACACCACTCTTTGCCCATATCA GGAGAGCTGCAAGGAGAAGTGATCCAAGCACTTATCCTGCTTCTGCAAAATGACTCTCTTCCTCCTATTATCACAATCAAAGTTTTGGCTATCCTTGCAGCCATTATCACTACTCACGCTCAAGCTCAG cttgtgTTTGAAGAAGTCCTGAGTGTCTCTAGGAGATCCAAGTCAAATAAAGTCATTGCACAGGTGGTGCATACTGTTTGTGCTTTATCTCAGTGTCCTCCTGTTGATGCCAAATATCAGGATCAGGTTATCCAGTTGGCCATATCTCAGTGCAACACTACTAATTATATTATAAAG GTAAGATCATTAGAAGCCATTGGTAGCTTGTGTCCAATTGAAGTTGGCCGAGTGCAGACTTCTATAATGAAAACCCTAATTGACCACACAACTCATCAAGATAACCGTGTGAGAACAGCTGCTTTCAATGCTCTC CTGCTTGTACAAGAGAAAGGAGTGAAACTATCTGAGGAAGTTTACGAGAAACTTTGCAACGCTCTCACAGATGATTACCAGTGTGTTCGAGAGGCAGCTCTCACACTAATAAAG GTTGTAGCTGAGAGTGATTCAGAACGTTTAGTTCCTATCCCTGATAGTGATCACCATGTACGTTTAGTTGATCATGCATTCTCACAGATATGCAATGTTGTCAACGATATAAGTGTCCGTGTAAGAACACAGGCAGCTTCGCTGTTAGGCAGCATGACCAATGTATCTGAGTATTTCTTGCAGCAGACCCTTGACAAGAAACTTATATCTAACTTAAGG AGGAAACGCTCTGCCCATGAACGTGCTCGGGCAATGGTAGCCTCAGGGGAGTGGTCATCAGGCAAACGTTGGGCAGATGATGCACCAAAGGAGGAAGTAGAGGCAGATTCAGTGTCAGTCATTAACACTGGAGCTTGTGGTGCTTTTGTTCATGGGTTAGAAGATGAGTTCCTTG AGGTTCGGAATGCAACATTGGATTCTATTTGTGCTTTGGCTCTTAACAATGCTCAGTTTGCCAACCAGTCGCTGGATTTCCTGGTTGACATGTTCAATGATGAAATTGAAGAAGTTCGCCTGAAAGCAATACAG GTTCTTCAACAAGTAGCACCACATATAACTTTGAGAGCAGACCAGTTGGGTGAAATCCTCCATGCTTTAAAAGATGCTTCACTTGACATTCGAGAATCCTTACACACTTTTCTTGCAACCACATTGCTCTCCACAATGGACTGTGTAAAGCTTTGTGTAACTGGCCTATTGGAAAATTTAAGAAGATATCCTCAG GATAAACGCAGCATTCACAAGTGCCTGCGTCTTATGGGTTCAAATCACCCAATCCTAGTTCAAAGTTTGGTGCCTCAGCTTCTTGCAATACATCCATATTTTGATGGTGTGGAGCCCAGTGTACAAgatagtgaatatatatgtaag CTGATACTGGTGTTGAATGCAGCCAAACACTGCCCAACCATTCTGCCTCTTCTTGAACAGCACACACTCCGGCACTATGCATATCTTCGTGATACAATGCCCCAGCTTGTTCCAGTTTTAAAG cttGATGAAGAATGGCAGCCAACCGTTGAAACTGTAACTACCAACACCTCGCGGTTTTTAAAGGAATCTTTGGAAAAGGTAGCCTGCTTAGATGGTGCCTCTACCCAGATGAGGCTATCAGTTTACCAAACAGTTTACTCAGATTTGATCAAACTGGCAGATATTGATCCAGCTTTGTCCCCTGCAGCTCATTTTGCTGCATTGTACACTCAGTGTAtgttattatttaacaaaataatgtctACCAGGAATTGGTTGACACCATCGTCACTTTCTTTGCAACAAAGTGGAGCTCTTAAAAGTAATGTGGACCAGTTGCTGCGAAACACATTTCGGCTGCGTCATGCTTTCACTAACTTGAGTCCCACCGAAGAAGCAAGCATACGAAACCTTCGTGTTAGGACCTTAGCCTTACAGTTGGTGTATGTTGTACATGGATCTACAGGGTCTGCTTTAGGCTTATGTGATAACTTTTTAGAACACACAGAAGCTTTACACAGATTCCTGACAGATGAAAAATTGAAAGCAGATTCCTTTTTGGAAGCAGTGTTTGAAGAACTGAGTCAGTTGGAGGAGCCTCGACCTGGAGCCGTGGCACGTATTTTACAGCCACTGCTACTATCCAATCCTGTCCCTGCATTGGCTCCAATCTCTAATCCAGCTCAGGTGCGCATGTGTTCTGCTGAGATTTCAGAACCTCAGGGAGATAGTGAATCAATCCATAAATTGAGCGCTGGGTTAGTTGTTGGTGTACCTTTAGACGCAGAAGTGTCTCACATTCCAGATCCTTCTACATTACGCATACGCGTAGCGTATCCAGACCATTCCACTCATTTAATCGTACCTCCTAAAAGTCACTTAAGGCCGGTTGGTCCTGGAACATTCCGCCTTCTTACCACTGTTTTAGTATCAGCTCAGATGTCATGGTCAGAAGCCTGTCAGGTTGGAATATCACTAGTATTGGATCTTAGTGACCAAGAAGTCTTGGCTGCAAGGAGGCATTCTGTAGTAAAATCAGATGATTCAGCTACTACTATACAATTAGTTAAACCTGTTAAAGTGTTTGTATGGCCTAAGTCTATTAGAAAAGGAATatag